agtgggggagggtggcttatatagagtgcgctcccctccacaacggttccggtacaggggtggagtagtggggattgaatgtgtacattacaggtaacgtacgccctaaatgctaataaatgcacctggaaacgtacgactgtttcctccaggggggttacgatgtaccgagtggtatccagtcagttagcttgatatcctccgaaggttaatctccgactggatggtcgaggacctgttaccgactggatgatggggactccttaattcagtcggaactgactaagggccttgtcctttgtgaggggtagtccttgggtaggacctacatgacaggcctatgaccctaccctaggactataaccccatcaatcagCTTTACACAGTTCACCAGTAGGGGGACACTCTGGGAATAGAGCCACATATCAAAGAGTTAAACACATATTTTATTGGCCTGGTTTAAAGAAATCGGTGGAAGAATTTATTGCTTCTTGTCCCATCTGTCAGAGGGCTAAACATGAAAATTGTCTTCAACCAGGATTGCTAGATCCTCTACCTGTAGCAGACTTAGCTTGACAACACATATCCATGGATTTTGTAGAAGGATTACCAGTATCAAAAGGATATGATGTCATTATGGTAGTGGTGGACATATTCACTAAATATGCACATTTTATTCCTTTAGCACACCCTTACACTGTTTTGAGTGTGGCCCAAGCATTTGTGGATCAGATAATCAGGTTACATGGCCCTCCCAAGCTGATCATATCAGATAGAGACAGGATATTCACTAGCAAACTTTGGAAAGATATCTTTGCTGCTTTGAAAGTGGAATTGAGATACATCACATCATATCATccacaaactgatggacaaacagaGAGGATCAACCAGTGTTTAGAAACTTATCTCAGATGCATGACTACTACTGCTCCTAGTAAATGGTTTTCTTGGCTGTCTTTGGCAGAGTTTTGGTACAATTCCACATATCATACCAGTCTAAAAATGTCTCCATTCCAAGCATTATATGGTTATCCTCCCCTAATGATCAATGAATTATCTATACCTGGACCAGATGATGAGGAAGCACACGACTTTCTAACAGTTAAGCAAAAGATGCTGGAACAACTCAGACACAATCTAGTGGTGGCCCAGAACAGGATGAAGAAATATGCTGATTtaaaaagagtggaaagatcttttcaagTAGGAGAAATGGTCTATTTGAAAATGGCACCTTATAGATTGGCAGCATTTGGTTTGAGAGGAGCTCCCAAATTACAAAACAAATTTTATGGTCCTTTCATTATCATACAAAAGATTGGCAAATCTGCTTACAAGTTACAATTCCCAGAGCATGTCAAGATTCACCCCGTATTCCATGTGAGCCAGCTCAAGAAACATGTGGGATCTCACTCTATTCCTAGTCCTAATCTCCCAATGGTAAATACTAATGGTTCTATCAAGATGGGTCCTGCTGCAGTTCTTCAGGTTCGACAGATTCCGAGACATAACATTCCTGTAGTACAGTGGCAAGTGCAATGGGAGAATCTGTCACCAGCAGAAGCTACTTGGGAAGATGCTGATTTTATCAAGTACACATTCCCGGAGTTCTTCAAGACGACGACATCACAATGGCGCCAAGACCAGAACACGCCGTGAGGACATGTCGTGCCTAAGAAGGGGGCAATGTTAGGACCATCTTCAGAAGAACACTTGCAACGTCGTCAGTTAACACTTGCAGCTTCGTCAGTTATCCAATGGTTGTTATCGTAGCTCTCCAGTACCATTTCGTACCAGCCGTTGGATGAACCTGTTCACCGTCCATTGTCGTTTTAACTGTAGCCGTTGTCGGTTAATTACCTGAGAGTTACTATGGTTAAAACCCTCGCCTATAAAGCATGCCGGGTTGTGGCTTAGCTCAACATTGAATccttgtgatttgcctttgagcAACGAATATTCGCTATAGATAATACAGCTCTGATCGGAGGCGATACTTTCCCCTTTCTCTCTCGCAAGAACACCACCTACATTGCCTTCGGGTCTTGACAGGAGGGTGGTCGGAGCGAGAGTGGCGGAAGATCTCAGGGGCCGGCGTGGATGGTGGTCGACGACCGACGGGGCAGAGGACCTGAGCGGCCTGTTTGATGGGGTCAGAGGGAGATGGCGCGGAGGACTGATTCGGCCGGCCGAATGGGCGCGCCACGGCAGCGCTCGCCGGCTCGGGCAGGGTTCTGAGGAGGCTGCCGGTTGTCGATGGAGGAGGGGCGACGGGGCGGTGGGGCCAGGAACCCTAGCACGCGAGCGAGGGGGGCATCGAGGAAGGAAGCGGCCGGTCGCTGGTTTTCCTGGGCATGCTCGGTCGAGCTATGGAAGGGTCATTTTGGCCGTAAATTCAGGCTGAGACACGGGTACAACCTTAAAATTGAAACATTTTCTTTTGAGGGAATGAACTCCAGAATCGCGAGAATCGACTCGAAACGATGCTTTTGAGTTGCACCGTCGATTGTGGTATGATTTTGACGATTCTACAAAATCAAAACAagttctttctagcatttgattttTCAGACCCTGTTTCTCAATAATCGAGTCAAAAAAACCGGGCCTAATAAGTACATCAATTAGTGAGCTGATTAATTTTAAAATTGGTCATCATACCCTCTGAGCTGAATGTGTatgttttaatctttatcatagaTTCAATTAGAGATTATTATGAAAGCCGAAGTAGACTTTGCAATACAAGATGAGTGCGTGCATCAACCAAAGCAGAGGCAAAAACATGAGTAATTCTCGTTGTGCTTTCATCATAGGGTGTGGCTGGATCTGAGTCGACTGAAATTTAATCAAGTCTCGGTCAAGTGACATAACATGTAAGgcagaaaatagaaaaattgaTATGCATTGTCCTTAGTCTTTTTTATTTAGTAAATAAAACACTTATATTGACTTGTCTCACACGCATTCACAATCACAGTGGCATGTATATATACGGTGCACCAGGACTGCATGTACTTATTTAATTTAAAAGCTTGGTGACAAGCTCAGCTGGACGTGGAGGTGCCGCCCTTGAGAGTGCCCATCCACGCCGGCGGTAGCATCCCAGTCTgttcgtgcaccgtcgtgaggaGCGGCGGCAGCATCTTGTAGACCCCGGCCATCTCCTTCATCGCGCCGTCACCACCCTCGGACGAAGCAGAGCCGCCGTTGCTCCACACGCTGATCTTGGGCTCGAGTCCCTTGATCGCGTCGGCGTTGATGCGTGCCATCTCCTGATACACGCCCGAGGTGATCATGAGGTAGTCGCGGAGCGCGCCGTAGCTGCCGCCGAGCGCGCCGAGCATGGAGGAGAGGTAGACGCTCTGGGCCTCTCCCATGGCCGCCAGCCCCTCTGCCTCCTTACGCTTGGCGTAGAGCTCGGCCTCGGCCTCCCGCTGCCGCGCGAAGAAGTCGGCGTCGGCCGTGGCGCGGCGCGCCTCGGCCTGCCTCTCCTGCTCGAACAGCAGCGCCTCCGCCGCCTTCTGGCGGTTGTAGAGCTCCCAGTTGGCCTGCTGCACCTTCATCTCGTAGTCCACGACGGCCTTGCTGAGGTGCTCGGCCTTGAGCTTCTCCGTCTGCCTGGCGGCGTTGGTGCGCTCCACCTCCACCTGCAGCTGCGCGTCGCGTATGGCGACGGCCTTGGCCGCCTCCACCTCGGCCGTCCGCGCCTGGCGCTCCCAGCCGGCCTTCTTCATGGCCAGCTCGGCGTCGGCCTGCGCCACCTCGGCGTCCCTCTGGTTCCTGAACACCCTCACCTCCGCCGTCACCCTGGCCTCCTCCTTGGAGCCGTCACCCTGGCGCTTGACGGTGTACACCTTGGTCTCGGCGTCGACCTTGGCGGCGTTCTGTCGCGTCATCCCCTCGCGCTCCTTGGCGCCGACCTCCCCCTTCATGCGCGCCTCGGCCACGTCCACCTTGGCCTGGTTGACGGCCTCCTGCTGCGTCTTCTGGCCGAGGTAGGAGAAGTACTCGTGCCCCGGCACGTCCACCAGCTGCTTCACGTTGGCGTTGTAGATGATGAGGCCGAACTGGTCCAGCTCCAGCTGCACGCTCTCGAACACGGCCTGCTTGAAGGACTTGGCGCCGTGGAAGATCTGCTccatggtcatggaggccgccagCACGCGGGTCTCGCCCTCGATCACGCCCTTGACCAGCTCGTTGACGTGGTGGGAGAGCTTGTCGTGCGGGGAGATGAGCTTGGCGTAGCGGAGCAGGCACTCGACGTCGTCCGCGCGGGGGCCGATGGTGAAGACGGCGGGGAGCACGAAGGGGAGCTTCTCGGCGCTCATGGCCTGCACCTCGAACGTGTAGTTCACAGGGGAGATGTCGAAGCGCGCGCACCGCTGCCCCGGCGCGATCCACGCCTTCTTTGCCAGCTTCACGTCGTCCACGCCGTACCCGGTGATGGCCAGGTACTCGGACGGGCTCGCGATTCGGTACACGAAACCCATGGCGCAAGACAAGCCAAGGAATCAAGATCACAACAAGCTCTAGACAAGTGCAGGATATATGCAGGGTACGTACTGAGCTCAGCTAGCTGCAAGAGGAACGTGGATATGGTCACAAGAAGCGCACGCAGCATCTTATATACTCCTAGTCCTATGTGAGGCTGGTCAACGAATGCAGCCACGTAAATCTCGCCCTCTATTTTCCGTGTCATTGCTGGGATGCTCATAGCTAGTTCCGACTGATTGAGCACAGGCAAGACCAGCTGATTTTCCGATTGGTCAGGGGGTAGCGTGTACGACTTTGTTTGTACCCGAACGGATCGATTATTCCTTGTCCGTTTCCTTGGCATTGATGCGATATACTCATTGCCACAAGAAACGGGTGTGTTACCATTTTTATACGGTATTTTCCTCGTTGACGCCGACCCATCGGCGTGCGCGGTACGGCAACCCAGGCTTCTATTGTGGTTCCAAGCAAAAAATCATCGGGTAAACAAATACGTACACTTGGAACCATCCGAACTGACGTTGAGCGATGGAGCTCCGGTACTATGTGCGCAGATTTGCGTGGTATTTGATGTTCGGGACTGGTTTCTGGATTGGTAAATGTTTATAGCCGACGCGCCGGCCGAGTCTGTGGTCGGTCGCGTGCAGGACGTGCGATTCGTTTTTGATCGAACGATCCTTGTGCGCCCGTCCAGGTTCATGTGCAACAAAATCTTTCCTAACCACATATTCAATGTCTTATTCATTTACCAACCGCTTTTCTTTTTTCCCAGTCCTTCTCCTGTTGGAAAAATGCTTCATCGACGTAAAGAAAAGCTTCAACGAGCAtggaggaaaaagcttcaattcatGAGAAAAAACTTCAACCATTGAAAAAGCTTCATGTCCACGACCAGTTCGACCATGAGATGCGCCCCTGCCGACCCGCGATGCTGCAACCGTTATCGAaataggctttcgccccgctaTATATATATACCAATGCTGCAACCGTTGACATAAAATGTTACAACAGTTGATGAATAAAGCTGCAACAATAAATATAAAAGGTTACAAGCGGTCATTGCCATGATGGAATGTTGCAACTGTTGACATAAAATGCTACAACCGTTGATAAATAAAGCAGCAACCATACATATAAAATCTACAAGCGGTCATTGCCATGACGGAATGCTGCAACCGTTGACATAAAATGTTACAACCGTTGATGAAAAAAAGCTACAACCAGACATATAAAAGCTGCAAGCGGTCATTGCCATGACGGAACGCTGCAACCGTTAACATAAAATGCTACAACCGTTGATGAAAAAAGCTGCAACGAAGGACCGACAAGGCGTTCGCGTTTGTTGGCTCTACAAAGacgatgaccggcggcgaggacgtCCGGCGAGAGGGGTCGACGGGAGAAGGACCCCTCGACCGCCAGAGGGAAGGGGGAAAAGGGGAGGGGCGGGGGGAGCGCCACTGCACGCTGGACGAGGATGGTCGGCGAGGCGCTCACGTTCGTGGCTCGAGGCTGAGGACGGAGACGAGATCTGACGGTTTAAGGCCCCCCGATCCGACGGCTGCTGCATGACCGGTGCGAGCGCTCGCGCCGGCGCCCAGCACTACCCTTCTGGATTTGGTTCGTTTGGAAAATCCTGAAACAATGTATACTGGTGCAAAAAGTACGGCTAGCACAGGACCCAAAATTTTGAAAGACCCATTTTTTAATATATAAGTTTAGTATTAAAAGAAAAAATCTAGACCCAAACTAAGCCTACTAGCGCTGAAGTCGGGCTGGACACCTCGAGTCGAGGCGACGAGGCCATCAATCGAGCACACTCCCGTCACTACAGGGATCGGCCGACCGGGATTCCCCTAAAAAAATAGCTAACGCACTTAGATCTGTTTAGAATGATTTGATCAAACTGTTCCTTTCACTGATGATACACCAGGATTATATACAGGGGAACCGTCGTCAACATTATGAAGGGAAGCATCTCATCGTGGGGGCGTGGGAGCGCTTAGAATGGTTGCCAGGGGCAAACCACACGTTAATTATAAGGGAGGATTATTCCTAAATAATAAGATTAATTTAAATCCTAACACTTTCTTAATTCTCGCTTGTCCTTGAGACTGACCATCTTTGAAATATTCTCCTCCAAAACCGTGTGGGAAAAAATAGTATGCCATGAAAAACTCCTTCTAAAACCCaatggaaaaataaggagaaaatgacatATATCATCCATACTTGTATTGATATTGCCTTATTAAAAACCTTACGTGAGAAACCATCTGAAAATAAAAAACTCACAAAGGAAAAGGGTGCAATACAAAAGATCTCATGATCTTAACAGGTTATATCCTAGGAGATTTCTCCCCCTGAATTTTGCAAGTCTCGAAGTCGTCTCATACCAATTTCATTTACATACTTATGGAACAAAGAACTTGGTAAGGATTTAGTAAACAGATGAGCAAGATTATCGCATGActtcatttgcaaaatacttatcTCCCCCTTTTCTTGTAGATCATGGGGATAAAAtaatttaggagaaatatgctttgTATTATTGCTCTTAATATAACCCGTTTGCATTCGTGCAATACAAGCAACATTATCTTCGTATAGATAATGGTGGGCGATTTCAGCGAATCAATCCCACTTGAACTTTGGACAAAGTTCatcattctgcgaagccatacacattcacgTGATGCTGCGAACTAAGCAATTATCTCAGAATGATTGGTGGACGTTGTCACTAAAGTTTGCTTTGTTGACTTACAAGAGAAGGCCGTACCTCCATGTAAGAAGACAAAATCAGTCTGCGATCTGGCATCATGGGGATCTGACAAGTATCCAGCATCGCAATACCCAACcattgttctttcttgatttttcTGATAAAATAAGCCAAGATCTTTGGTGCCTTGAAGATATCTGAAAATATTCTTCACACCAACCCAATGCCTTTTCGTTGGTGATGCGTTGTATCTAGCCCGTAAATTAACTGCAAATGCTATGTCAGGTCTAGTGCAGTTTGCTAGATACATTAGTGCACCAATGACACTTAGATATGGAAACTCTGATCCCAATATCTCTTCATCATCACCCTTAGGCCTAAATGAATCCTTGTCTCTATCAAGTGACCTGACGACCATAGGTGTTTTTGACGGGTATgctttatccatattgaacttttccAGTATCTTTTGGATGTAAGAAGACTGATGAACAAGTATTCCTGGAGAAAAATGTTCAATTTGCAAACCAAGACAaaatttggttttacccaaatctttcatctcaaattccatcttGAGATGATTACTTGCCTCATGTATTTCACGTGTAGTCCCAATGATGTTTAAGTCATCAACATATACGGAAATTATACAAAAATCCATCAGTGGATTTCTTGATGGACACACATGGGCAATCATTGTTGTTTGAGTAACCCTTCTCCAGAAcgaactcacttagtcggttataccacattctacctGACTGTTTCAAGCCATATAACGACTTCAGCAGCTTTACGCAATACATGTTGCGATTAGCTTTCGGATCCGGAATCTTCAGTCCCTCGGGAActttgtgacaacccgatgccgacgttccagaagatcccccttctattccgttttcgtcgtgtgatttattttatttgccgcatcatcatcgcatcatgcgcatcatctgcattgcatcgcgtcttcgttgccgcccgttttctgaacttgcatccgttgttagttgccggttcgcgtcgttgtccgttctgagtccaaccgcactcgcacgcgcacgCGACATCGTCgataccctgtttttaaagtgtgcgtaaaacttcctctgatcgggttgagatttgtcgtgcggtattatttatatataggtagcccgcctgtcaaatttcgtcgtgatcggagtccgtctggtacccgaacggtcgactttagcggcaccatattcggtctaccgtcggatgttTGTCGGTGTTTAAAATTCGTGGCCGcaccgcaccgtttccctctcttccccggctagcatactctacgcggtcatttaaccgttcccgcgtttggAATTGTacgattccgaccgcgcggtagaaaccggggcgaaaatctgctaaacctagcccccttccctatttaaacagATCCCCTTCCTAATATGGACCctaaccctctctctcccttGATTTCCACGCCCTCGTAACCCTAGCCACCACCTGGCCGTCTCCCAGCGCCCCAGCCGCCGCCAGGGCCCGCTGAACCCAGATCTGGCCCGCGCCGGCCCGATCCGGGCCAacaccgccgccgccagccggcagctcgaggggaggagcccccgagcACCAGTAGCCGTGCCGACGCCTTCAGCCAGCCTGCTCGCTGCCGTTCGCCGCGCTGGCTCGCCTGCCTGCATCGCCGGTCGCCGGAGATGCTACCGCGCCGGCCCCCACCTCGCCTCGAGCCGGCTGCAGGAGTTGCCCCGCCGCCAGATGCACTGCAGCCGCGCGCCGCCGCGCCAGGTCCCGCCTCCAGCGACCCCGCCGCTCAGATCCGCCGGTCTCTCGCGTCGGAGCGCCGGCTTCCTTCGTCCCCGCCGGCGCTTGCTGCCGGCATGAGCTGCGCCGCCACCCTGCGGATCGGGAGCAACCGGCGAGCGCAGCGCCCGCATGGCCTCCCCGCGTTGACCACTTggctgggccccgagccggcccagctcgaGTGCCCCATCGCGCCTCCCCCAAGGCCCACTCCACCACTGTTGCGCCAGACCGGCCCGCAAGGTGagaattccccccccccccccccccgagacgCTATTCCACGCCCAGGAAGTTGATAGCTATCTCGCGCCCGTGTTTTGTAGGCCCGACTGGTGGATCTAGGCCCGTTAGCTATTTAGGATTTTTCCGGAatttaataaattccagaaaagaaCCGTATATTAAAAACGCCGTAACTTtgtatccgtaagtcggaacgaggcgtattttatatggttttggggtagttttgcgagtagaacacgatttcacaacttgcatatttatttgacgtcgtttggcgtcccgtatgcatagattaacttgctgtcctaatatgtttgtgccccgtatttattttccgcgcgtgttcgaatagcccggaccccgtagataaaatgcccatgttctaGGGACACCTTTGccgtgtattttagagcagtcattggtatttttgcgtttaggatttgccggtaatttattttctcgcgtataggttatttttctcgcatttatgtgtggctttatttcgtgttgcaaccccacatattttatatgtttccggggtagaaaaatcccatggatttttctgtgcaattagttttagctttcgagtaagttagttcacgagatattttgctatgttgcccctttgattaattcgtaggatttattccgtgcgtcgtttgacggagttgtcaactagagagttgatcttggatgttttgtttagcccctggtatttttagttgcaatataaatgcatgtttaggtgtgtattgattgccctcaagttgctagaaatagtgctgattttgaggagctgaaatatttctaagtctgggatctgttattattttgttgctgtcttgtcttgcttgcatgttgtgatctgtagctcttttgaggttggcccaatggagttagttgtaccccttgtcttTCTATAGcattctgtaaattttcatgccatttggagtcctgtagctataggttttgctgctgtcaatattgcttcagatcgaaaactgcactttcatgaggtgtaattttcactaagtctgaaatagtgtgtgagatgccgttttgtgtcttcttgtcctagtgctccttgctgccatgctagtggttgttagttgtttgtagtagagcgtcttgccctctttcgtgccatgccttgcttgagtttatcggagttgtgtagccgtagttgtggggcgtagaaaatgctatgtggctgattttggtagattgtagtcatttcttgttttgctcgtagttgttgaaccgtagctccgatctgatcgtgtcctacatgaaacttgcttagaatcttgtgtagtttcattttctcttgcgggttgtttgttttgaagtgctcgtagccgccgttgcacacatattgcattcatgccatcatatcttgcggtgcttgtatcttttgaaccatagctccattggaggtgatctctatgtgtagattgcttgccttgacgcgtagaatcacgtgaatctaATTGttcttctgtttaacaactaattaaatgcattagttcagatctggacagaattgtaaattaacatgtgaggtcgtctcggaggtgctatttgtcatttccgacctcatttaaaatgcctagataagtagtttaattacgcttcacctcttgccatgtttaatcatatttaatattaccgtgtacctaatcgggatagaactaaataaatagacgtggagtatcgtcaatatgcaactctttgcatattgaacttcacttaatgtgtagtgtttgattgcgtgaattgtcatgccgtgacttgcatgtattcaactgctcatgcatcatatgtgttgtgcatcatgtggtgaattcgtgtgttgattcgtgtttccggttttcttcgtctcgatagagttccgcaagcgtgtcggatgtgaggacccgttcgaccacatcggttcgtctgcttcacggagtcattcttcttccaagcgggatctcaggcaagatgctcatttccccagataccattactatcattgccatgctagtttaccgcttcttttatttatgtctcgttgcctatcacatgttaaatttcagcctctcaacaatgccatgaaaaccttcaacctgttcgacctagcaaaccactgattggctatgttaccgcttgcttaaccctgtgttagcgttgctagttgcaggtgcagttgcttccatgcgaaagcatgggttccttgttataccaccttatttaaatgctatttaatttaatggacctatatacttggtaaaaggtggaaggctcggcctttctagcctggtgttttgttccacttttgccccccttagtttccggctaccggtgttatgttccataattgagcgctcctaacacgatcggggttgttatggggacccccttgataattcgttttagattcagactggtctggcaaggcccaactttggtactacatttgcctaatcacctaataaaatcgcatagggacttcccgggccccgaggataatttaattaacccccgggccagtgctcctcatgagtgttggtccaaaacagagcactgtgcggggccaccgcgaggaaactcgaggtttggcacttgtacgcgtcgcttatccgtcgtgtcctgagaacgaggtacgcgactcctatcgggatcgtcacacgtcgggtggccttgctggattagttttacctttgacgagatatcttgtgcatcgggattccggtgatgctttgggtaatctcagagttgaggttttccactagggaatccggcgaggccgcgagcttcgtgattgaggatttctatgcggcttgtgataatttgtgatggactagttggagcacccctgcagggttaaatctttcgaaaagccgtgcccgcggttatgtggcaacgtggaaactttgtttaacactggttctagataacttgaagttaacttaattaaaacttgccaactgtgtgcgtaaccgtgactgtctctttcgtgagttcttactccaatcgaggacacggtggggttatgtctgacgtaggtaggtgttcaggatcattctattGATCATCAgtggttcacgtccgttatgcgtagatcttccctctcttacttcttgtactcgtaagttagccaccagaaatatatgcttagccgctgttgcaacctcaccacttaactttacctcacccattaagctttgctagtcttgatacctttggaaatgagattgttgagtcccctgtggctcacagattactactacaccagttgcaggtacaggtaaaggttacttgacgcgagcgcgttgattgttcatttggagttgcttcttcttcttcttcgatctaggatgggtttcaggccgacagcctgggatagcaaggatggacgtcgttcttatttttctcgtttgttttcgtccgtagtcggaccctgctcttactcttgatgtttatgtaatgtactgatgtgactctgatgtagcttgtggcgagtgtaagccaactctgtatatatatatatatatatatatcttctttttagtacatgtacttgtaacgatatccattcttgtgacacgacgagatgcgcttctatccctgacgaggccttcgtgccaaattgaggatagggtcgcatcttgggcgtgacaaacttTCATATAGATATCCGTCTTTAGTGACCCATATAAATATGCGGTCACAACATCCATCAATTTGATATTCAAATTCATTTGCACTGCCAGTGATATCAAGTATGGGTACGCGATTCCACTCATCACATGAGAATAAGTTTCATCATAATCGATGCCAGGTCTCTGTGtaaacccttgtgctacaagctTCGCTTTATATCTCACCAGCTCATTGTTTTCGTTCCTTTTACGAACAAAAACCCATTTTGCCCCC
This genomic stretch from Hordeum vulgare subsp. vulgare chromosome 6H, MorexV3_pseudomolecules_assembly, whole genome shotgun sequence harbors:
- the LOC123402535 gene encoding flotillin-like protein 1 encodes the protein MGFVYRIASPSEYLAITGYGVDDVKLAKKAWIAPGQRCARFDISPVNYTFEVQAMSAEKLPFVLPAVFTIGPRADDVECLLRYAKLISPHDKLSHHVNELVKGVIEGETRVLAASMTMEQIFHGAKSFKQAVFESVQLELDQFGLIIYNANVKQLVDVPGHEYFSYLGQKTQQEAVNQAKVDVAEARMKGEVGAKEREGMTRQNAAKVDAETKVYTVKRQGDGSKEEARVTAEVRVFRNQRDAEVAQADAELAMKKAGWERQARTAEVEAAKAVAIRDAQLQVEVERTNAARQTEKLKAEHLSKAVVDYEMKVQQANWELYNRQKAAEALLFEQERQAEARRATADADFFARQREAEAELYAKRKEAEGLAAMGEAQSVYLSSMLGALGGSYGALRDYLMITSGVYQEMARINADAIKGLEPKISVWSNGGSASSEGGDGAMKEMAGVYKMLPPLLTTVHEQTGMLPPAWMGTLKGGTSTSS